The following are encoded together in the Pedobacter sp. D749 genome:
- a CDS encoding undecaprenyl-phosphate glucose phosphotransferase: MQTRYLFILRYILPVTDLIMVNIVYFFAYQFTSYMGRMVTSELQLHYVVVCNLIWIVSTTAFSLYSDYGSRRIERIYRGTWKSVVLHAVLFSIYLFFSKQNDFSRSFLVIFYGMLAILFLVNRFIGTSFQFLLFNHLRGVKSVAIMGNNATGMQLATYFEKQRYIEFRGFINDVPEDYLTRDGQISEVVGRQFKMAVDKGIKDIYVTIAPERMADMALLTEEAERQCVRLKFIPDISGALLSPYTVSYLGNEFPVISLRSEPLEKIHNRFKKRLIDVIFSGLVILFVLSWLYPIIAILIKIQSKGPVLFKQLRSGRDDEPFWCFKFRSMQMNDFSNKKQASKNDDRITSIGRFLRRSSLDELPQFFNVFMGHMSVVGPRPHMLSHTEQYKGIVDQFMVRHFLKPGITGWAQVNGYRGETKEDYKMVKRVEHDIWYLEHWSAMLDVKIIFMTVINMAKGEENAY, from the coding sequence ATGCAAACACGTTACTTATTCATTTTAAGATACATTCTGCCTGTAACAGACCTGATCATGGTCAACATTGTGTATTTTTTTGCTTATCAATTTACTTCTTATATGGGTAGAATGGTAACTTCTGAATTGCAGTTGCATTATGTTGTTGTGTGTAACCTGATCTGGATTGTGAGCACTACTGCTTTCAGTTTGTATTCAGATTATGGGTCAAGGCGGATTGAAAGAATTTATCGCGGAACCTGGAAAAGTGTGGTGTTGCATGCGGTATTATTTTCTATTTACCTTTTCTTTTCGAAGCAAAATGATTTTTCAAGATCGTTCTTAGTGATTTTTTATGGCATGCTAGCCATTTTGTTTTTGGTGAATCGTTTTATTGGTACTTCTTTTCAATTTTTATTATTTAATCATTTACGTGGTGTTAAATCTGTTGCAATTATGGGCAATAATGCTACAGGAATGCAATTGGCTACTTATTTTGAAAAGCAGCGTTATATAGAATTCCGTGGATTTATTAACGATGTGCCTGAAGATTATCTAACCCGCGATGGGCAAATCTCTGAAGTGGTAGGAAGACAGTTCAAAATGGCTGTAGATAAAGGGATTAAAGATATTTATGTAACCATTGCGCCAGAGCGCATGGCTGATATGGCTTTGCTGACAGAGGAAGCAGAAAGGCAATGTGTTCGTTTAAAATTTATTCCTGATATAAGTGGTGCATTATTATCTCCATATACGGTTAGTTATTTAGGTAACGAATTTCCTGTGATTTCATTAAGATCAGAGCCTCTTGAAAAAATTCATAATCGTTTTAAAAAACGTTTAATTGATGTGATATTTAGTGGTTTGGTTATCCTTTTTGTATTGAGCTGGTTATATCCCATTATTGCCATTCTTATTAAAATCCAGAGTAAAGGCCCTGTGTTATTTAAACAGTTAAGAAGCGGCCGGGATGATGAACCTTTTTGGTGCTTTAAATTTAGAAGCATGCAGATGAATGACTTTAGTAATAAAAAGCAGGCGAGTAAAAATGATGATCGTATTACCTCTATTGGTAGGTTTTTACGCAGATCGAGTTTAGATGAGTTACCTCAGTTCTTTAACGTTTTTATGGGACACATGAGTGTTGTTGGTCCCAGGCCACACATGCTGAGTCATACCGAACAATATAAAGGCATTGTAGATCAATTTATGGTGCGCCATTTTTTAAAACCAGGCATCACGGGTTGGGCACAGGTAAACGGTTACAGAGGCGAAACAAAAGAAGATTACAAAATGGTAAAACGTGTAGAACACGACATCTGGTACCTGGAACATTGGAGTGCAATGCTGGATGTAAAAATCATCTTTATGACCGTAATTAATATGGCTAAGGGAGAAGAAAACGCCTATTAA
- the dxs gene encoding 1-deoxy-D-xylulose-5-phosphate synthase: MQVKAGPLLSKINYPADLKQYSEADLVQISQELRQYIIDVVSVNGGHFGASLGVVELTVALHYALNTPYDKLVWDVGHQAYGHKILTGRRDLFHTNRVYGGISGFPKISESEYDTFGVGHSSTSISAALGMAVASQLKGETNRQHVAVIGDGAMTAGLAFEGLNHAGIENSNVLVILNDNCMSIDPNVGALKEYLTSITISKSYNRFRDDISHVLAGLSKLGPNAHKYVKKIEKSIKGTLLKQSNLFEALNFRYFGPVDGHDVTRLAQTIKDLSAIPGPKLLHCITVKGKGFALAEKDQTKWHAPGLFDKITGEIKKSTPDKPQPPKYQDVFGHTMVELAEANDKIVGITPAMPSGSSLNIMMKAMPKRAFDVGIAEQHAVTFSAGLATQGLVPFCNIYSSFMQRAYDQVIHDVAIQKLNVVFCLDRAGLAGADGATHHGAYDIAYMRCIPNLIISSPMNEEELRNLMFTAQQENIGPFVIRYPRGNGVMPDWKRPFKALKIGEGRKICDGEDVAILTIGHVGNFAVEACTELNSEGFHPAHYDLRFVKPLDEALLNEVFSKYKNVITVEDGSLPGGAGAAVLEFMADNNYNAQVVRLGIPDKFIDHGEQPELWAECGYDKNAIIEAVRKVAIKRTTDSMAG, translated from the coding sequence ATGCAAGTAAAAGCTGGCCCCCTATTATCTAAAATTAACTATCCTGCTGATTTAAAGCAATATAGCGAAGCTGACTTAGTACAAATAAGCCAGGAATTACGACAATATATTATTGATGTAGTTAGTGTTAATGGTGGCCATTTTGGCGCCAGCTTAGGTGTGGTAGAATTAACCGTAGCCTTACACTATGCCTTAAATACCCCTTACGATAAGTTAGTTTGGGATGTGGGCCATCAGGCATATGGGCATAAGATTTTAACTGGCCGCCGGGATTTATTCCATACCAACCGTGTATATGGTGGCATTAGCGGTTTTCCAAAAATTTCCGAAAGTGAGTACGATACCTTTGGTGTTGGCCACTCTTCTACTTCCATCTCCGCAGCTTTAGGGATGGCGGTGGCTTCACAATTAAAAGGCGAAACCAATAGGCAGCACGTGGCCGTTATTGGTGATGGTGCCATGACAGCTGGCTTAGCTTTTGAAGGATTAAACCATGCAGGGATCGAAAACAGTAATGTACTGGTGATCCTGAATGACAATTGTATGTCTATCGATCCGAATGTGGGTGCGCTTAAAGAATATTTAACCAGCATCACCATTTCAAAATCTTATAATCGTTTTCGCGATGACATTTCTCATGTACTGGCGGGGCTTTCTAAGCTTGGCCCCAATGCACATAAGTATGTAAAAAAAATTGAAAAAAGCATCAAAGGAACTTTACTTAAACAAAGTAATTTATTTGAGGCTCTAAACTTCAGGTATTTTGGCCCTGTTGACGGTCATGATGTGACACGTTTAGCGCAAACCATAAAAGATTTATCTGCTATTCCAGGCCCTAAACTTTTGCATTGTATTACAGTAAAAGGAAAAGGCTTTGCTTTGGCAGAAAAAGACCAAACCAAATGGCATGCCCCGGGTCTATTCGATAAGATTACAGGCGAAATCAAAAAAAGCACTCCAGATAAGCCGCAACCACCAAAATATCAGGATGTTTTCGGACATACCATGGTAGAACTGGCTGAGGCTAACGATAAAATTGTAGGCATTACACCAGCAATGCCGTCGGGCTCGTCATTAAATATTATGATGAAAGCCATGCCAAAACGCGCATTCGATGTAGGTATTGCTGAACAACATGCGGTAACTTTCTCCGCTGGCCTGGCCACGCAAGGATTGGTTCCTTTTTGTAATATCTATTCAAGTTTCATGCAAAGGGCGTACGATCAGGTAATCCATGATGTAGCCATCCAGAAACTAAATGTAGTTTTCTGTCTGGACAGGGCTGGCCTGGCTGGTGCCGATGGCGCAACACACCATGGCGCTTACGATATCGCCTATATGCGCTGTATCCCAAATCTAATCATTTCTTCCCCTATGAATGAGGAAGAGCTTCGTAACCTGATGTTTACGGCTCAACAAGAAAATATAGGGCCTTTTGTAATCCGTTACCCACGCGGAAATGGGGTAATGCCCGATTGGAAGAGACCTTTTAAAGCGTTGAAAATTGGAGAAGGACGTAAAATTTGCGATGGTGAAGACGTAGCCATATTAACGATTGGCCACGTAGGTAATTTTGCTGTTGAAGCATGTACAGAATTAAATAGCGAGGGTTTTCATCCGGCACATTATGATTTACGTTTTGTAAAACCATTAGATGAAGCTTTATTAAATGAGGTATTTTCCAAATACAAAAATGTGATCACTGTTGAAGATGGTTCATTACCAGGAGGGGCAGGTGCTGCAGTATTGGAATTTATGGCCGACAATAACTATAATGCACAGGTAGTAAGACTTGGAATCCCTGATAAGTTTATCGACCACGGAGAGCAGCCGGAGCTTTGGGCAGAATGTGGCTACGATAAAAATGCAATTATTGAAGCGGTAAGAAAAGTTGCTATAAAAAGAACAACAGATAGTATGGCAGGGTAG
- a CDS encoding gliding motility protein RemB: MKKVLLLLSLTIATFGLKAQSVYQPYSFQFYQKLSSEIYNPDTRLHSSMKPFFIDDSLLQDKSKLLLSVGVDSVRKSWVLRKLFNEHLFDMQMEDFTVYADFLPDFQIGRDASGKKNTFLNTRGYQIGGTIGKKFSFYTSGYENQGRFASYYDNYVNTTNVVPGQSYDRSSGKITKDWSYVTATLSYTPIKYLNITAGYDKTFIGDGYRSMLLSDFSSPYPFLKLTGNLGNVQYMVMWAAMQDPGAQKLSYDAGNRKKGGVFHYLDWNVNNKLSIGFFDSIVWVQTDNAGNKRGFDWGYANPIIFLRPVEASSGSPDNALLGFTSKYKFAKEVVAYGQFSLDEFQAKEFFSSKGSVRNKYGWQLGIRGADIFKVTGLNYLLEYNTAKPYTYSSRTRIGNYANYNEPLAHPLGANFREAIGLLNYSYKRFDFTGELMYARYGLDEAGQNYGKNIFEPYLASIKQEGNYTTQGINTSLFYAEGRVAYVVNPKYNLRLELGGILRRESNSLGKNNTGLITFGLRSSFRNLYTDF; encoded by the coding sequence ATGAAGAAAGTTCTACTCCTATTAAGCTTAACTATTGCCACTTTTGGATTAAAGGCCCAATCGGTTTATCAGCCATATTCATTTCAGTTTTATCAAAAATTAAGTTCAGAAATTTATAATCCCGATACGAGGTTACACAGTTCAATGAAACCTTTTTTTATAGATGATAGTTTACTGCAGGATAAAAGTAAACTATTGTTAAGTGTTGGGGTAGATTCAGTTCGCAAATCCTGGGTGTTACGTAAATTGTTTAACGAACATCTGTTTGATATGCAGATGGAAGATTTTACTGTTTATGCCGATTTTCTGCCCGATTTTCAGATAGGAAGGGATGCTTCTGGTAAAAAAAATACTTTTCTTAACACGCGCGGTTATCAGATTGGTGGTACTATAGGCAAGAAATTTTCTTTTTATACTAGTGGTTACGAAAACCAAGGACGTTTTGCATCTTATTATGATAATTATGTAAACACTACAAATGTAGTACCCGGCCAATCTTATGATCGGAGTTCCGGAAAAATAACCAAAGATTGGTCGTATGTAACGGCTACTTTATCCTATACCCCAATAAAATATTTAAATATTACAGCTGGTTACGATAAAACATTTATTGGTGATGGTTATCGTTCTATGCTGTTATCCGATTTTTCATCTCCGTATCCCTTCCTAAAATTAACGGGCAATTTAGGAAATGTACAATATATGGTAATGTGGGCTGCCATGCAGGATCCTGGTGCGCAGAAATTATCTTATGATGCCGGTAACCGGAAAAAAGGCGGGGTTTTTCATTACTTAGACTGGAATGTTAATAATAAGCTATCTATTGGTTTTTTTGATTCTATTGTTTGGGTACAAACAGACAATGCTGGCAACAAAAGAGGTTTCGACTGGGGATATGCTAATCCTATTATTTTCTTAAGGCCAGTTGAAGCTTCAAGTGGTTCGCCGGATAATGCTTTATTAGGGTTTACTTCCAAATATAAATTTGCAAAAGAAGTTGTGGCTTATGGTCAGTTCTCTCTTGATGAGTTTCAGGCTAAAGAATTTTTCTCTTCAAAAGGCAGTGTAAGAAATAAGTATGGCTGGCAACTGGGGATTCGTGGAGCAGACATTTTTAAAGTTACCGGCTTAAATTATCTGCTTGAGTATAATACAGCTAAGCCTTATACTTATTCGTCCAGAACAAGAATTGGTAATTATGCCAATTATAATGAGCCATTGGCACATCCTCTAGGTGCTAACTTTAGAGAAGCTATTGGTTTATTAAATTATTCCTATAAGCGTTTTGATTTTACAGGAGAGTTGATGTATGCCAGGTACGGATTAGATGAAGCAGGACAAAATTACGGTAAAAATATTTTCGAGCCCTATCTTGCATCAATCAAGCAGGAGGGGAATTATACCACGCAGGGTATAAATACGAGTCTTTTTTATGCAGAGGGAAGAGTAGCTTACGTTGTAAATCCGAAATATAATTTACGTTTAGAATTGGGGGGTATACTAAGGCGCGAAAGTAATAGCTTGGGTAAAAATAATACAGGTTTAATTACTTTCGGTTTACGCAGTTCATTCCGGAATTTATATACCGATTTTTAG
- a CDS encoding UDP-glucuronic acid decarboxylase family protein, with the protein MKKILITGAAGFLGSHLCDRFVKEGYYVIGMDNLITGDLSNIEHLFPLENFEFYNHDVSKFVHIPGKLDYILHFASPASPIDYLKIPIQTLKVGSLGTHNLLGLARNKNARMLIASTSEVYGDPNVNPQPEEYWGNVNPVGPRGVYDEAKRFQEAITMAYHTFHGVETRIVRIFNTYGPRMRLNDGRVLPAFIGQALRGEDLTVFGDGSQTRSFCYVDDLVEGIYRLLMSDYAQPVNIGNPDEITIKQFCEEIIKLTGTNQKIVYRELPQDDPKQRRPDITKATEILGWIPKIGRAEGLKITYEYFKSLPKTALDKIEHKDFTTYNR; encoded by the coding sequence ATGAAGAAAATTTTGATTACGGGTGCTGCCGGTTTTTTAGGTTCGCATTTGTGCGACCGATTTGTTAAAGAAGGCTATTATGTGATCGGTATGGATAACCTCATCACTGGAGATTTATCGAATATTGAACATCTTTTTCCTTTAGAAAACTTTGAATTCTACAACCACGATGTTTCTAAGTTTGTTCATATTCCTGGCAAACTTGATTATATCCTGCACTTTGCATCACCGGCAAGTCCAATCGATTATCTTAAAATTCCTATTCAAACCCTTAAAGTTGGTTCATTGGGAACACATAACCTATTGGGATTGGCGCGCAATAAAAATGCAAGGATGTTGATCGCATCAACTTCCGAAGTTTATGGCGACCCAAATGTTAACCCACAGCCAGAAGAATACTGGGGGAATGTTAATCCTGTGGGGCCTCGTGGCGTTTACGACGAAGCCAAACGTTTCCAGGAAGCCATAACCATGGCTTATCACACTTTTCATGGGGTAGAAACCAGAATTGTCAGAATCTTCAACACCTATGGGCCTAGAATGCGCCTCAATGACGGGCGTGTTTTACCTGCATTTATTGGCCAGGCTTTAAGAGGCGAAGATTTAACTGTTTTTGGTGATGGTAGTCAAACGCGCTCTTTTTGCTATGTAGATGATCTGGTTGAAGGTATTTACCGTTTATTAATGAGCGACTATGCCCAGCCGGTAAACATTGGCAATCCTGATGAGATTACCATCAAACAGTTTTGCGAAGAGATTATTAAACTTACTGGTACCAATCAAAAAATTGTGTATAGGGAGCTGCCACAGGATGATCCAAAGCAGCGCAGGCCAGATATTACCAAAGCAACTGAAATTTTAGGTTGGATACCTAAAATTGGTCGTGCTGAAGGATTAAAAATTACTTATGAATACTTTAAATCGTTACCAAAAACAGCATTGGATAAAATAGAACATAAGGATTTTACGACATATAATCGTTAA